In Gambusia affinis linkage group LG08, SWU_Gaff_1.0, whole genome shotgun sequence, a single window of DNA contains:
- the lg08h12orf4 gene encoding protein C12orf4 homolog: MKRSRSKASGTTDREFVFEFKAGRNTCVLRVPLQLLVQLNTRDLHGRLMLLHKIPCYIEDELKAALSAFVEEQSGLDFDREAELALQRLACGAVDINQLTSTWAASYAQTSLEHARPEEPSWDEDFADVYHELIHSPASDTLLNLEHSYFVSVSELISERDVELSKLQERQAAEMDKVMHELGNTLTDHDVNAVASQHFDAQQVLENRWASELKQVTTIQKQEYQDWVIKLHQDLQKSNNSSKINEEIKVQPGRLAEAADGGCRPFEEQPLLEESFTIHLGAQLKTMHNLRLVRADVLDFCKHRRHSSSGAKLRRLQTALSLYSSSLCGLVLLVDNRVNSYSGIKRDFATVAKECTDFHFLSLEQQLDEVQQAVLYARAQRCSKQKQPAENQKNGGEDKSKTAERNPSNILPGEFYISRHSNLSEVHVVFHLCVDDNLRSGSITARDPAIMGLRNILKVCCTHDVTTVTVPLLLVHDMSEEMTIPWCLKRAELVFKCVKGFMMEMASWDGGISRTVQFLVPKSISEEMFYQLSNMLPQIFRVSSTLTLTSKH, encoded by the exons ATGAAGAGAAGCAGAAGCAAAGCGAGCGGAACCACTGATAGGGAGTTCGTGTTCGAGTTCAAGGCCGGGAGGAACACCTGCGTGCTCAGAGTTCCGCTGCAGCTTCTGGTCCAGCTGAACACCAGGGATCTGCACGGGAGGCTCATGCTGCTGCATAAAATCCCCTGCTACATAGAAGATG aGCTGAAAGCTGCCCTCTCCGCCTTCGTGGAGGAGCAGAGTGGCCTGGACTTCGACCGGGAGGCAGAGCTGGCCCTGCAGCGCCTCGCCTGTGGCGCCGTGGACATCAACCAGCTGACCAGCACGTGGGCCGCATCCTACGCTCAG ACCAGCCTGGAGCACGCTCGGCCTGAAGAGCCCAGCTGGGATGAAGACTTCGCCGACGTTTACCACGAGCTGATCCACTCGCCCGCCTCCGACACGCTGCTCAACCTGGAGCACAGCTACTTCGTCAGCGTGTCGGAGCTGATCAGCGAGCGAGACGTGGAGCTGAGCAAGCTGCAGGAGAG GCAGGCAGCAGAGATGGACAAAGTGATGCATGAGCTGGGAAACACGCTGACCGACCACGATGTCAACGCCGTGGCTTCACAACACTTTGATGCTCAGCAG gtgCTGGAGAACAGGTGGGCGAGCGAGCTGAAGCAGGTGACGACCATCCAGAAGCAGGAGTACCAGGACTGGGTCATTAAGCTGCACCAGGATCTGCAGAAatccaacaacagcagcaaaatcaa CGAGGAGATCAAGGTGCAGCCGGGCCGGCTGGCGGAGGCTGCAGACGGCGGCTGCAGGCCGTTTGAGGAGCAGCCGCTGCTGGAGGAGAGCTTCACCATCCACCTAG GAGCGCAGCTCAAGACGATGCACAACCTGCGGCTGGTCCGCGCCGACGTGTTGGACTTCTGCAAGCACCGGCGCCACAGCAGCAGCGGCGCCAAGCTGCGGCGCCTGCAGACGGCGCTGTCGCTCTACTCGTCCTCGCTCTGCGgcctggtgctgctggtggacAACCGGGTCAACTCCTACAGTGGCATCAAGAGAG ACTTTGCCACGGTGGCGAAGGAATGCACCGACTTCCACTTCCTGAgcctggagcagcagctggacgAGGTGCAGCAGGCGGTGCTGTATGCGCGGGCGCAGCGCTGCAGCAAGCAGAAGCAGCCAGCAG aAAATCAGAAGAATGGAGGAGAAGATAAgagcaaaacagctgaaagaaatCCCTCCAATATTCTCCCAG GCGAGTTCTACATCTCCAGACACTCCAACCTGTCGGAGGTCCACGTCGTCTTCCACCTGTGTGTGGACGACAACCTGCGGTCGGGAAGCATCACGGCCCGCGACCCGGCCATCATGGGCCTGAGGAACATCCTGAAGGTCTGCTGCACGCACGACGTCACCACCGTCACCGTGCCGCTGCTGCTGGTTCACGACATGTCCGAG GAAATGACCATCCCCTGGTGCCTGAAGAGAGCAGAGTTGGTCTTCAAATGTGTCAAAG GGTTTATGATGGAAATGGCTTCGTGGGACGGAGGGATCTCCCGCACCGTTCAGTTCCTGGTGCCGAAG AGCATTTCAGAGGAGATGTTCTACCAGCTGAGCAACATGCTGCCTCAGATCTTCCGTGTCTCTTCCACTCTGACGCTCACCTCAAAGCACTGA
- the slc45a3 gene encoding solute carrier family 45 member 3 isoform X1, protein MERKQLVSFCSSSWPESEHLSELVPACWCSEELMLSRWSLRKAVCSIRTPFLTSALSKAHQLLLSAPKCSDNNQLHNSESIGPVLGLLFIPLIGSASDQCSSSYGRRRPFIWLLSLGVLLALFIIPNADLLAARLPRAERTLQVGFLILGVGLLDFCGQVCFTPLEALLSDLYRDEEDCGRAFAMFSFMVSVGGCVGYLLPAVDWSRSPLAVYLGGQAECLFSLLILIFVTSVIVTMKVSEEPARSGPRPEPGGGAREAGRCGLPRSCFSLLRCKLWLLGAGPLLCLLRTCRTTIPAIFWSYCRVPRVIRQLCAAQLCSWMAVMSFMLFYTDFVGEGLYGGVPSAAPGSVARQRYDEGIRMGSLGLFLQCATSTMFSLAMSRLLRRFGPRRVYLGSMVSFTLSALGICLSSSIVMVTAMTALTGFAYATLQTVPYTLTCHYHKEKEVYLSPGKPRTSHSNSVAAGRDAVCLTPAEEEGGVQNHKPPLNRQDGFEHFPLQQGEAGGERRGVGLDFAILDSTFLLSQVIPTLFMGAVVQLAGSVTAYIASSALFGAVAIYLSTRIVFDQKDLRS, encoded by the exons ATGGAGAGGAAGCAGCTGGTGTCCTTCTGTAGCAGCAGCTGGCCTGAATCAGAACATCTCAGTGAGCTGGTTCCTGCATGCTGGTGTTCTGAAGAGCTCATGTTGAGCAGATGGAGTCTGAGAAAAG CTGTCTGCTCCATCAGGACGCCTTTCCTTACATCTGCCCTGTCAAAGGCTCACCAGCTGTTGCTCAGCGCCCCCAAGTGCTCAGATAATAATCAGCTACATAATTCAGAAA GTATCGGCCCGGTTCTGGGGCTGCTCTTCATCCCTCTGATCGGTTCGGCCAGTGACcagtgcagcagcagctacGGCCGCCGCCGGCCCTTCATCTGGCTGCTGTCACTGGGCGTCCTGCTGGCGCTCTTCATCATCCCCAACGCCGACCTGCTGGCGGCCCGTCTGCCCCGGGCGGAGCGGACCCTGCAG GTGGGCTTCCTCATCCTGGGCGTGGGCCTGCTGGACTTCTGCGGCCAGGTGTGCTTCACGCCGCTGGAGGCGCTGCTGTCGGACCTGTACCGGGACGAGGAAGACTGCGGCCGGGCCTTCGCCATGTTCTCCTTCATGGTCAGCGTGGGCGGCTGCGTGGGCTACCTGCTGCCCGCCGTGGACTGGAGCCGCAGCCCGCTGGCCGTCTACCTGGGCGGCCAGGCCGAGTGCCTCTTctccctcctcatcctcatcttcGTCACCAGCGTCATCGTCACCATGAAGGTGTCTGAGGAGCCGGCCCGGTCCGGCCCGCGGCCGGAGCCCGGCGGCGGCGCCAGGGAGGCGGGGCGCTGCGGACTCCCTCGCTCCTGCTTCTCCCTGCTCAGGTGCAAGCTGTGGCTGCTGGGGGCGGGGCCTCTGCTCTGCCTGCTGCGCACCTGCCGCACCACCATACCCGCCATCTTCTGGAGCTACTGCCGCGTGCCGCGCGTCATCAGGCAGCTGTGCGCGGCGCAGCTCTGCAGCTGGATGGCCGTCATGTCCTTCATGCTGTTCTACACAGACTTTGTGGGGGAGGGGCTTTACGGCGGCGTCCCCAGCGCGGCGCCGGGGAGCGTGGCACGGCAGCGGTACGATGAAG GCATCCGCATGGGCAGCCTGGGCCTCTTCCTGCAGTGCGCCACGTCCACCATGTTTTCTCTGGCGATGAGCCGCCTGCTGCGGCGCTTCGGCCCGCGCCGCGTCTACCTGGGCAGCATGGTGAGCTTCACGCTATCCGCCCTGGGCATCTGCCTGTCCAGCAGCATCGTCATGGTGACGGCCATGACCGCGCTCACCGGCTTCGCCTACGCCACGCTGCAGACCGTCCCGTACACGCTGACCTGCCACTACCACAAGGAGAAGGAG GTCTACTTGTCTCCAGGGAAACCCAGAACCTCGCACAGCAACAGCGTGGCGGCGGGGCGGGACGCCGTCTGTCTGACCCctgcagaggaggaggggggggtcCAGAACCACAAACCGCCTCTCAACAGGCAGGACGGGTTTGAACACTTTCCCCTCCAGCAGGGTGAGGCGGGCGGCGAGCGGCGCGGCGTGGGGCTGGACTTCGCCATCTTGGACAGCACCTTCCTCCTGTCGCAGGTCATCCCCACGCTCTTCATGGGCGCCGTCGTCCAGCTGGCCGGATCCGTCACCGCCTACATCGCTAGCTCCGCCCTCTTCGGCGCCGTAGCCATCTACCTGTCGACCCGCATCGTCTTCGACCAGAAGGACCTCCGGAGCTGA
- the slc45a3 gene encoding solute carrier family 45 member 3 isoform X2 — protein MSGWRSQGRLLLLNSLTCGLEICVAAGITYVPPLLLEAGVEERYMTMVLGIGPVLGLLFIPLIGSASDQCSSSYGRRRPFIWLLSLGVLLALFIIPNADLLAARLPRAERTLQVGFLILGVGLLDFCGQVCFTPLEALLSDLYRDEEDCGRAFAMFSFMVSVGGCVGYLLPAVDWSRSPLAVYLGGQAECLFSLLILIFVTSVIVTMKVSEEPARSGPRPEPGGGAREAGRCGLPRSCFSLLRCKLWLLGAGPLLCLLRTCRTTIPAIFWSYCRVPRVIRQLCAAQLCSWMAVMSFMLFYTDFVGEGLYGGVPSAAPGSVARQRYDEGIRMGSLGLFLQCATSTMFSLAMSRLLRRFGPRRVYLGSMVSFTLSALGICLSSSIVMVTAMTALTGFAYATLQTVPYTLTCHYHKEKEVYLSPGKPRTSHSNSVAAGRDAVCLTPAEEEGGVQNHKPPLNRQDGFEHFPLQQGEAGGERRGVGLDFAILDSTFLLSQVIPTLFMGAVVQLAGSVTAYIASSALFGAVAIYLSTRIVFDQKDLRS, from the exons ATGTCTGGATGGCGGTCCCAGGGGCGCCTCCTGCTGCTGAACTCGCTGACCTGCGGCCTGGAGATCTGCGTGGCGGCTGGGATCACCTACGTCCCcccgctgctgctggaggccgGGGTGGAGGAGCGCTACATGACCATGGTGCTGG GTATCGGCCCGGTTCTGGGGCTGCTCTTCATCCCTCTGATCGGTTCGGCCAGTGACcagtgcagcagcagctacGGCCGCCGCCGGCCCTTCATCTGGCTGCTGTCACTGGGCGTCCTGCTGGCGCTCTTCATCATCCCCAACGCCGACCTGCTGGCGGCCCGTCTGCCCCGGGCGGAGCGGACCCTGCAG GTGGGCTTCCTCATCCTGGGCGTGGGCCTGCTGGACTTCTGCGGCCAGGTGTGCTTCACGCCGCTGGAGGCGCTGCTGTCGGACCTGTACCGGGACGAGGAAGACTGCGGCCGGGCCTTCGCCATGTTCTCCTTCATGGTCAGCGTGGGCGGCTGCGTGGGCTACCTGCTGCCCGCCGTGGACTGGAGCCGCAGCCCGCTGGCCGTCTACCTGGGCGGCCAGGCCGAGTGCCTCTTctccctcctcatcctcatcttcGTCACCAGCGTCATCGTCACCATGAAGGTGTCTGAGGAGCCGGCCCGGTCCGGCCCGCGGCCGGAGCCCGGCGGCGGCGCCAGGGAGGCGGGGCGCTGCGGACTCCCTCGCTCCTGCTTCTCCCTGCTCAGGTGCAAGCTGTGGCTGCTGGGGGCGGGGCCTCTGCTCTGCCTGCTGCGCACCTGCCGCACCACCATACCCGCCATCTTCTGGAGCTACTGCCGCGTGCCGCGCGTCATCAGGCAGCTGTGCGCGGCGCAGCTCTGCAGCTGGATGGCCGTCATGTCCTTCATGCTGTTCTACACAGACTTTGTGGGGGAGGGGCTTTACGGCGGCGTCCCCAGCGCGGCGCCGGGGAGCGTGGCACGGCAGCGGTACGATGAAG GCATCCGCATGGGCAGCCTGGGCCTCTTCCTGCAGTGCGCCACGTCCACCATGTTTTCTCTGGCGATGAGCCGCCTGCTGCGGCGCTTCGGCCCGCGCCGCGTCTACCTGGGCAGCATGGTGAGCTTCACGCTATCCGCCCTGGGCATCTGCCTGTCCAGCAGCATCGTCATGGTGACGGCCATGACCGCGCTCACCGGCTTCGCCTACGCCACGCTGCAGACCGTCCCGTACACGCTGACCTGCCACTACCACAAGGAGAAGGAG GTCTACTTGTCTCCAGGGAAACCCAGAACCTCGCACAGCAACAGCGTGGCGGCGGGGCGGGACGCCGTCTGTCTGACCCctgcagaggaggaggggggggtcCAGAACCACAAACCGCCTCTCAACAGGCAGGACGGGTTTGAACACTTTCCCCTCCAGCAGGGTGAGGCGGGCGGCGAGCGGCGCGGCGTGGGGCTGGACTTCGCCATCTTGGACAGCACCTTCCTCCTGTCGCAGGTCATCCCCACGCTCTTCATGGGCGCCGTCGTCCAGCTGGCCGGATCCGTCACCGCCTACATCGCTAGCTCCGCCCTCTTCGGCGCCGTAGCCATCTACCTGTCGACCCGCATCGTCTTCGACCAGAAGGACCTCCGGAGCTGA
- the e2f4 gene encoding transcription factor E2F4 isoform X1: MMELESACSRGDPGTPGDSLQPQTPSRHEKSLGLLTTKFVTLLQEAKDGVLDLKAAADTLAVRQKRRIYDITNVLEGIGLIEKKSKNSIQWKGVGPGCNTREIADKLMELKAELDDLALRENELDQQKVWVQQSIKNVTDDSGNSPMAYVKHEDLCGAFKGDTLLAIRAPIGTQLEVPVPELVLNGQRKYQIRLKSTSGPIEVLLVNKDPSSAAPVVLPVPPPDDILHSLPAPTATQTTPQAPKLCKPHPAIKHAAATPGAAATPGAAATPGAAATPGAAATPGAAATPGAGVADASAQLSAAADRAAAVPQQLQSSASLDGSASSVGFQPVKSDPSELLDFPKELSEMFDPTKEMMPGDLLEDLMSSEVFSPLLRLSPPPSDHDYIYNLDETEGLCDLFDVPILNL, translated from the exons ATGATGGAGCTGGAGTCGGCCTGTAGCCGCGGCGACCCGGGGACTCCCGGGGACTCGCTTCAGCCGCAGACACCGAGCCGGCACGAGAAGAGCCTGGGCCTGCTCACCACCAAGTTTGTGACCCTGCTACAGGAGGCGAAGGACGGGGTCCTGGACCTGAAGGCG GCTGCAGACACTCTGGCCGTACGGCAGAAACGACGCATCTATGACATCACTAACGTCCTGGAGGGAATCGGTCTGATCGAGAAGAAGTCCAAGAACAGCATCCAGTGGAA GGGCGTGGGACCAGGCTGCAACACCAGGGAGATCGCAGACAAGCTGATGGAGCTGAAAGCCGAGCTGGACGATCTGGCGCTGCGGGAGAACGAGCTGGACCAGCAGAAGGTCTGGGTCCAGCAGAGCATCAAGAACGTCACCGATGACTCCGGCAACAGCCC GATGGCCTACGTAAAGCACGAAGACCTCTGTGGAGCGTTTAAAG GGGACACTCTGCTGGCCATCCGGGCCCCCATTGGCACGCAGCTGGAGGTTCCTGTACCAGAACTC gTCCTTAATGGACAGAGGAAGTACCAGATCCGTCTGAAGAGTACCTCTGGACCCATCGAGGTTCTCCTGGTCAATAAGGACCCGTCCAGCGCTGCTCCGGTGGTTCTGCCCGTCCCGCCTCCTGATGACATCCTGCACAGCCTGCCGGCGCCGACGGCAACCCAGACGACCCCCCAGGCTCCAAAG CTCTGCAAGCCGCATCCAGCCATAAAACACGCCGCAGCAACGCCGGGCGCCGCAGCAACGCCGGGCGCCGCAGCAACGCCGGGCGCCGCAGCAACGCCGGGCGCCGCAGCAACGCCGGGCGCCGCAGCAACGCCGGGCGCCGGAGTTGCAG ATGCGAGCGCTCAGCTCAGCGCTGCAGCAGACCGTGCTGCAGCGGTTCCGCAGCAGCTGCAGTCCTCCGCCTCCCTGGACGGTTCGGCCTCCTCGGTCGGGTTCCAGCCCGTCAAGTCGGATCCTTCTGAGC TTTTGGATTTTCCCAAAGagctttctgaaatgtttgacCCGACTAAAG AGATGATGCCTGGCGACCTGCTGGAGGACCTGATGTCGTCAGAAG TGTTCTCGCCTCTCCTCCGCCTGTCGCCTCCGCCCAGCGACCACGACTACATCTACAACCTGGATGAGACCGAGGGCCTCTGTGACCTCTTCGACGTCCCCATCCTTAACCTCTGA
- the e2f4 gene encoding transcription factor E2F4 isoform X2, with protein MMELESACSRGDPGTPGDSLQPQTPSRHEKSLGLLTTKFVTLLQEAKDGVLDLKAAADTLAVRQKRRIYDITNVLEGIGLIEKKSKNSIQWKGVGPGCNTREIADKLMELKAELDDLALRENELDQQKVWVQQSIKNVTDDSGNSPMAYVKHEDLCGAFKGDTLLAIRAPIGTQLEVPVPELVLNGQRKYQIRLKSTSGPIEVLLVNKDPSSAAPVVLPVPPPDDILHSLPAPTATQTTPQAPKLCKPHPAIKHAAATPGAAATPGAGVADASAQLSAAADRAAAVPQQLQSSASLDGSASSVGFQPVKSDPSELLDFPKELSEMFDPTKEMMPGDLLEDLMSSEVFSPLLRLSPPPSDHDYIYNLDETEGLCDLFDVPILNL; from the exons ATGATGGAGCTGGAGTCGGCCTGTAGCCGCGGCGACCCGGGGACTCCCGGGGACTCGCTTCAGCCGCAGACACCGAGCCGGCACGAGAAGAGCCTGGGCCTGCTCACCACCAAGTTTGTGACCCTGCTACAGGAGGCGAAGGACGGGGTCCTGGACCTGAAGGCG GCTGCAGACACTCTGGCCGTACGGCAGAAACGACGCATCTATGACATCACTAACGTCCTGGAGGGAATCGGTCTGATCGAGAAGAAGTCCAAGAACAGCATCCAGTGGAA GGGCGTGGGACCAGGCTGCAACACCAGGGAGATCGCAGACAAGCTGATGGAGCTGAAAGCCGAGCTGGACGATCTGGCGCTGCGGGAGAACGAGCTGGACCAGCAGAAGGTCTGGGTCCAGCAGAGCATCAAGAACGTCACCGATGACTCCGGCAACAGCCC GATGGCCTACGTAAAGCACGAAGACCTCTGTGGAGCGTTTAAAG GGGACACTCTGCTGGCCATCCGGGCCCCCATTGGCACGCAGCTGGAGGTTCCTGTACCAGAACTC gTCCTTAATGGACAGAGGAAGTACCAGATCCGTCTGAAGAGTACCTCTGGACCCATCGAGGTTCTCCTGGTCAATAAGGACCCGTCCAGCGCTGCTCCGGTGGTTCTGCCCGTCCCGCCTCCTGATGACATCCTGCACAGCCTGCCGGCGCCGACGGCAACCCAGACGACCCCCCAGGCTCCAAAG CTCTGCAAGCCGCATCCAGCCATAAAACA CGCCGCAGCAACGCCGGGCGCCGCAGCAACGCCGGGCGCCGGAGTTGCAG ATGCGAGCGCTCAGCTCAGCGCTGCAGCAGACCGTGCTGCAGCGGTTCCGCAGCAGCTGCAGTCCTCCGCCTCCCTGGACGGTTCGGCCTCCTCGGTCGGGTTCCAGCCCGTCAAGTCGGATCCTTCTGAGC TTTTGGATTTTCCCAAAGagctttctgaaatgtttgacCCGACTAAAG AGATGATGCCTGGCGACCTGCTGGAGGACCTGATGTCGTCAGAAG TGTTCTCGCCTCTCCTCCGCCTGTCGCCTCCGCCCAGCGACCACGACTACATCTACAACCTGGATGAGACCGAGGGCCTCTGTGACCTCTTCGACGTCCCCATCCTTAACCTCTGA